A single Oryza brachyantha chromosome 8, ObraRS2, whole genome shotgun sequence DNA region contains:
- the LOC102702585 gene encoding thyroid adenoma-associated protein homolog yields MSAKWRSLQHRHRYTYTSVVFSKHYLEELACVPTEISLSNFFSQLNNLISLTSTYAQVIAIKDLASAFVQFLSNPAIPDDAVLVATKLYLEILFLENSLPLHRTLISVLAKCKKHYSLISGSFALLCEEYGGSGRKAKKSFLVSRAALSLIGYPKLGFLDEAVKKCAEIMALDVVVGLDRVITDIVDGSRPSPVVMEQCQEAMSCMYYLLQRYPSKFTELDKASTVFKSVVRTILTVLKSSAFSRDCLVASGVSFCAAIQVFMSSKDICWFISQGLFSICAEQKDIRDLARHEMLSDFNLCEEIRDISVLSRLCLLRGILTAIPRTVLNMCQLHSNGSLWTILYDGILPELCKHCENPVDSHFNFHALTVTQICLQQIKTSILTDSTDFSGDYKPLSTDAINRILRIIWSNLEDPLSQTVKQVHLIFDLLLDIESCIPAGEPEENSKLFLFNIASDLLCLGPRCKGRYIPLASLTKRLGAKSLLRLKSNLLLETAYAYIDDDVCCAATSFLKCFLETLRDECWKDDGVQKGYDAFRFLCLPPLLQGLVSGNSKLRSNVNTYALPAVIEVDADSIFAMLGFINVGPSAKAIKLDVYLKNDQCIAALVSLLKVSRNLALVEGDIDLDPDELSQQAANNCAAVISIRGINVTVPVKWFVLALTHNEESLRIDAAESLFLNPKTSSLPSSLELSLLKEAVPLNMRCSSTAFQMKWTSLFRKFFARVRTALDRQVKQGLWLPSSGDKDSNSVDTFKATTSQRAEHLFQFMKWLSSFLFNSCYPSGPYERRTIAMELILTLLDVWPICRFEGKNDLYPYSDSITLPDSTVSFVGSIIDSWDKLRENSFRILLQFPTPLPGISSSTSINSVIRWAKKLVLSPRVRESDAGALTFRLIFRKYVLEFGCVLAFTKESDCLQCHTKSTNDVTEATCQNPVAQYIASLIQWLCAVVEEGEKDLSEACKKSFVHGILLTLRYTFDDLDWNTDIVQSCIAEMRCLVEKLLQLIMRVTSLALWVVSSDAWYMPYDVDDMIDDDSFLSEIIDEDQPGALEIAETNIKSGNNSKPAEHVVMVGCWLAMKEVSLLFGTIIRKIPLPGCSHSNSPHGDLAGNTEETDSSGDILDVEQLEKMGNHFLQVLLKMKHNGAIDKTRAGLTALCNRLLCSNDSRLCKMTESWMVLLMDRTVAKGQTVDDLLRRSAGIPAAFIALFLAEPEGTPKKLLPRALEWLIEFAKTSLVNFQKDCNQKLQTVEYFPGEPCQLQSGTTAGVHSNGNLSKSRNEGIVPTVHVFNVLRAAFNDANLATDTSGFCAEATIVAIHAFSSPYWEVRNAACLAYTALVRRMVGFLNVHKRESARRSLTGLEFFHRYPALHPFLLSELKVATELLADGHSSNLESQIAKAIHPSLCPILILLSRLKPSPISCVTDDSLDPFLLLPFIQRCATQSNYRVRVLASRALVGLVSNERLQYVVGDILHNLPCGSHEVAAHRALCSDPFLSADMGNGNLTLPAKSFSFNSIHGLLLQLSSLLDNNFRALMDSTKKDQIFSQLIEFLSKCSWLGCINLCTCPVVSTSYLRVLDLMLDVARIGKSGHMEAIQTLLLELSYQCLNNRTLTHYAFHDPTQIELRQQATASYFSCVGLPKRHDETTDEDDQSQILHTTSSITEMPHKVSIYELHKEITSCLVDPVYDVRITVLKRILQLAKSTRSGDNKKVLHQWAKANLQPVILKRIFEEEHPKCLYYNLKIIFSWNMECQFNFGEDSSTFLSFWDRLVHLNSTMSHAKTRETILCCMAMCLRQFAKLLRGVILLDPKTQEHSTSFVRIDEGKNLASAILSASSFVSLVKNQSAPSETVNARRAAAEAIVASGLLEEANVFAPSLSNAYLSSEHDESHIEERYSNANVGEFISLYACKILDLWFVCIQLLEDEDTYLRQNLSNNVQKIIAKGSANNLCDDSTPLQVDRVIELSFEYLTSLLGHWLKYIEYLLSLVLDTANTFNSRGDLVRQIFDKEIDNHHEEKLLICQICCSSIQKLLQSKYQVERATEVELFLQNWRESFLRQLVSLTSGFLEKEGKTDWIGGIGNHKDVFISVYANLLGLYALAQSQSLEQLKDRQQMYFKCISDLDGVMTPFLRNPLISNLYSLVKKSHQMFNSPNKPEDQVGSSAPESFDPYFLIR; encoded by the exons ATGTCGGCAAAGTGGCGCTCATTGCAGCATCGGCACCGGTACACATACACCTCAGTTGTGTTTTCCAAGCACTACCTTGAAGAACTAGCTTGTGTGCCGACTGAGATCTCCTTGTCCAATTTCTTCTCCCAACTGAACAACTTGATCTCTCTGACCTCCACATATGCCCAAGTCATTGCGATCAAGGACCTTGCCTCAGCATTTGTGCAGTTCCTTTCTAATCCAGCCATCCCTGATGATGCTGTTCTTGTTGCCACAAAACTTTATTTGGAGATTCTCTTCCTTGAGAACTCACTACCGCTCCACCGGACACTCATATCTGTACTTGCCAAGTGCAAGAAGCACTATTCATTGATCAGTGGATCATTTGCTTTGCTCTGTGAGGAGTATGGTGGCTCTGGTAGGAAGGCAAAGAAGAGttttttggtatctcgagcGGCATTATCGCTGATTGGGTACCCAAAGTTAGGTTTTTTGGATGAAGCAGTCAAGAAGTGTGCAGAAATCATGGCGTTGGATGTGGTTGTGGGGCTTGATAGGGTGATTACTGACATAGTTGATGGATCCCGACCATCTCCAGTTGTGATGGAGCAATGCCAAGAGgccatgtcttgcatgtatTACTTGTTGCAGCGCTACCCATCTAAGTTTACTGAACTTGACAAGGCATCTACCGTCTTCAAGAGTGTTGTTAGGACGATACTGACTGTTCTCAAATCATCAGCCTTTTCTAGGGATTGTCTGGTGGCCTCTGGAGTGAGCTTCTGTGCTGCAATTCAAGTTTTCATGAGTTCTAAGGATATTTGTTGGTTCATTTCTCAAGGTCTCTTTTCTATTTGTGCTGAACAAAAAGACATCAGAGATCTAGCTCGACATGAGATGCTTTCTGACTTCAATTTGTGTGAAGAAATCAGGGATATCTCGGTTTTGAGTAGACTTTGTTTGTTGAGAGGGATTTTGACTGCTATTCCAAGGACTGTGCTTAACATGTGTCAGCTTCATTCAAATGGATCGTTATGGACTATATTGTATGATGGGATTTTACCTGAGCTTTGCAAGCACTGTGAAAACCCAGTTGATAGCCACTTCAATTTCCATGCTCTTACAGTGACTCAAATATGTTTGCAGCAGATAAAAACTTCCATTTTAACTGATTCTACTGACTTCTCTGGAGATTATAAGCCTTTGTCAACAGACGCTATCAACCGTATATTGAGAATCATATGGAGTAACCTGGAAGATCCTTTGAGTCAGACAGTAAAACAGGTGCATCTCATATTTGATCTACTATTAGATATTGAATCATGCATTCCAGCAGGAGAGCCTGAGGAAAATAGCAAACTGTTTCTGTTTAATATTGCAAGTGATTTACTTTGCCTAGGTCCACGATGCAAAGGGAGATATATCCCTTTAGCTTCTTTGACAAAGCGGCTGGGTGCAAAATCTCTTCTAAGGTTGAAATCAAATCTCCTTTTGGAAAcagcttatgcttatatagaTGATGATGTTTGTTGTGCTGCgacatcatttttaaaatgctttctCGAGACTTTAAGGGATGAATGCTGGAAAGATGATGGAGTTCAGAAAGGATATGATGCCTTCAGATTTTTGTGTTTGCCTCCTTTGTTGCAGGGACTGGTATCTGGAAATTCAAAACTGCGTTCTAATGTTAATACTTATGCTCTGCCTGCTGTTATCGAAGTTGATGCTGATAGCATATTTGCAATGCTTGGATTCATCAATGTTGGCCCAAGTGCAAAGGCAATCAAACTAGatgtttatttgaaaaatgacCAGTGTATAGCTGCACTGGTTTCACTGCTTAAGGTCTCTCGGAATCTCGCACTTGTGGAAGGGGACATTGATTTAGATCCTGATGAGTTATCTCAGCAAGCGGCTAATAATTGTGCGGCAGTTATATCAATCAGAGGAATTAATGTTACAGTGCCTGTTAAATGGTTCGTTTTGGCACTAACACACAATGAAGAAAGTCTCAGAATAGATGCCGCTGAATCACTTTTTCTAAATCCCAAGACATCAAGTCTTCCATCCTCCTTGGAACTGAGCTTGCTTAAGGAAGCAGTCCCACTGAATATGCGTTGTAGCTCGACAGCATTTCAAATGAAATGGACAAGtttgtttagaaaattttttgctaGGGTGAGAACAGCACTCGATAGACAAGTAAAGCAGGGCTTATGGCTTCCATCTTCTGGTGACAAAGATTCTAATTCTGTTGATACTTTCAAAGCCACCACTTCCCAGAGGGCTGAACATCTCTTCCAATTTATGAAGTGGTTGAGCTCCTTTCTGTTTAATTCTTGTTACCCCTCTGGCCCGTATGAAAGGAGAACAATTGCAATGGAGCTTATTCTTACCTTGCTAGATGTATGGCCTATTTGTCGCTTTGAAGGGAAGAATGATCTTTATCCTTATAGTGACAGCATAACACTCCCAGATTCAACAGTTTCATTTGTAGGATCTATAATTGATAGCTGGGACAAGCTAAGGGAAAACTCTTTTCGCATTCTACTGCAGTTCCCAACACCACTCCCTGGAATTTCCTCTAGTACATCCATAAATAGTGTTATCAGATGGGCAAAGAAACTTGTGCTTAGCCCTCGAGTCCGGGAAAGTGATGCTGGTGCATTAACCTTCCGACTGATATTTAGGAAGTATGTTCTGGAGTTTGGCTGTGTTCTTGCGTTTACTAAAGAAAGTGATTGCCTTCAGTGTCACACAAAATCCACAAATGATGTGACAGAAGCCACTTGTCAAAATCCAGTTGCACAATATATTGCATCACTTATTCAGTGGCTGTGTGCTGTTGTTGAAGAGGGTGAGAAGGATCTTTCTGAAGCATGTAAGAAAAGCTTTGTGCATGGAATTCTTCTTACCCTCCGCTACACATTTGATGATTTGGACTGGAACACGGATATAGTGCAATCATGCATTGCTGAAATGAGATGTCTTGTAGAGAAGCTTCTTCAACTTATAATGCGTGTGACTTCATTAGCCCTATGGGTGGTTTCCTCTGATGCATGGTATATGCCATATGATGTGGATGACATGATTGATGATGATTCCTTCCTCTCTGAAATAATAGATGAGGATCAACCTGGTGCTTTAGAAATAGCAGAGACGAATATAAAATCAGGAAATAATAGCAAACCAGCTGAGCATGTTGTTATGGTTGGTTGCTGGCTTGCAATGAAGGAG GTTAGCCTTCTCTTTGGAACTATCATCAGGAAAATTCCATTGCCTGGTTGCTCTCATTCAAATTCACCCCATGGTGATTTGGCTGGGAATACAGAGGAGACTGACTCATCTGGGGACATTCTTGATGTTGAACAGTTAGAGAAGATGGGTAACCACTTTCTGCAGGTTCTTCTTAAAATGAAGCATAATGGTGCAATTGATAAGACAAGGGCTGGACTTACTGCCCTTTGTAATCGCCTCCTCTGCTCAAATGATTCAAG GCTATGTAAAATGACAGAATCATGGATGGTGCTACTGATGGATAGGACAGTTGCTAAAGGGCAAACTGTGGATGATTTGCTACGAAGGAGTGCAGGAATTCCTGCTGCTTTTATTGCCTTATTCTTGGCAGAGCCAGAAGGAACACCAAAAAAGCTACTTCCACGTGCATTAGAATGGCTCATAGAATTTGCCAAAACATCTTTAGTTAATTTTCAGAAAGATTGCAACCAGAAGCTTCAAACAGTGGAGTATTTTCCTGGGGAACCATGCCAATTACAGTCAGGAACAACTGCAGGCGTACATTCTAATGGaaatttatctaaaagccGAAATGAGGGTATTGTTCCTACAGTGCATGTGTTTAATGTGCTTCGAGCTGCCTTCAATGATGCAAATTTAGCAACAGACACTTCTGGTTTCTGTGCCGAGGCAACAATTGTTGCTATACATGCATTTTCATCTCCTTACTGGGAAGTACGGAACGCAGCTTGTCTTGCATATACCGCATTGGTTCGTCGAATGGTTGGGTTTTTGAATGTGCACAAACGTGAATCAGCACGCCGGTCATTAACTGGCCTTGAATTTTTCCACAG GTACCCAGCACTTCATCCTTTCCTTCTCAGTGAACTGAAAGTTGCCACTGAACTGCTAGCAGATGGGCATTCAAGCAATTTGGAGTCACAGATTGCAAAAGCAATACACCCTAGCCTGTGCCCAATTCTTATTCTATTGTCAAGACTAAAACCTTCGCCTATAAGCTGTGTCACTGATGATTCTTTAGATCCATTTTTGCTTTTGCCTTTCATCCAAAGATGTGCCACTCAGAGTAACTATCGGGTTCGTGTCCTTGCATCGAGAGCCTTAGTTGGCTTGGTATCTAATGAGAGACTGCAGTATGTTGTTGGTGATATACTACATAATTTACCTTGTGGAAGCCATGAAGTGGCTGCTCATCGTGCTCTTTGTTCTGATCCTTTTTTGTCAGCTGATATGGGAAATGGAAATTTAACTCTGCCGGCTAAGTCTTTCTCCTTCAATTCAATTCATGGCCTTTTACTACAGTTGTCTTCTCTTCTAGATAACAACTTTAGAGCTTTGATGGACAGTACCAAGAAGGATCAGATTTTTAGCCAACTGATTGAGTTTCTCTCAAAATGCTCTTGGCTTGGCTGCATCAATTTATGTACATGCCCTGTTGTAAGTACATCTTACTTGCGGGTGCTGGATCTGATGCTTGATGTTGCAAGAATAGGGAAAAGTGGACATATGGAGGCCATCCAGACACTCCTTTTGGAGTTGAGTTATCAGTGTTTGAACAATAGGACTTTAACTCATTATGCATTCCATGACCCTACTCAGATTGAACTTCGCCAACAAGCAACTGCATCATATTTCAGCTGTGTTGGTCTTCCAAAGAGACATGATGAAACTACTGATGAAGATGATCAGTCGCAAATACTCCATACAACTTCAAGCATAACAGAGATGCCCCACAAGGTCTCCATCTATGAATTACATAAGGAGATTACATCTTGCCTTGTTGATCCTGTATACGATGTTAGAATTACAGTACTAAAGAGGATTCTTCAGCTTGCTAAATCAACCAGATCTGGTGATAACAAAAAGGTTTTGCACCAGTGGGCAAAGGCCAATCTGCAGCCTGTGATATTGAAACGGATATTTGAGGAAGAACACCCCAAATGTCTTTActataatctaaaaatcatCTTTTCATGGAACATGGAATGCCAGTTCAACTTTGGAGAAGATTCCAGCACATTTTTATCCTTCTGGGACAGATTAGTTCATTTGAATAGCACAATGTCACATGCAAAAACCAGAGAAACAATTCTATGCTGCATGGCTATGTGCTTGAGACAGTTTGCTAAACTGCTCAGGGGTGTTATTTTACTGGATCCTAAAACCCAGGAGCACTCTACTTCTTTTGTCAGAATTGATGAAGGGAAAAACTTGGCCAGTGCCATTCTTAGTGCAAGCTCTTTTGTCAGTCTTGTCAAGAACCAGAGTGCACCATCTGAAACTGTGAATGCTCGAAGGGCAGCTGCTGAAGCTATTGTTGCTTCTGGTCTTCTGGAAGAAGCCAATGTTTTTGCCCCATCCCTGTCTAACGCATACCTTTCTTCAGAACATGATGAAAGCCATATTGAGGAGAGATACTCAAATGCTAACGTGGGTGAATTTATCAGTCTTTATGCATGCAAGATACTGGACTTATGGTTCGTATGCATCCAATTGTTGGAGGATGAAGACACGTACCTTAGACAAAATCTTTCCAACAATGTTCAGAAGATAATTGCAAAGGGTTCAGCTAATAACTTATGTGATGATTCCACACCACTTCAGGTGGATAGAGTGATTGAGTTGAGCTTCGAATATCTAACTTCTTTGCTTGGTCACTGGTTGAAATACATAGAATACTTGCTAAGTCTAGTGCTGGATACTGCTAACACTTTTAACTCACGTGGAGATTTAGTCCGTCAGATCTTCGATAAAGAAATTGACAATCACCATGAGGAGAAATTGTTGATTTGTCAGATCTGCTGCTCTAGTATTCAGAAGCTTTTGCAGTCCAAATATCAGGTGGAAAGAGCAACAGAAGTTGAACTATTCTTGCAGAACTGGAGGGAGAGCTTTTTGCGCCAGCTCGTATCATTGACCAGTGGCTTTCttgaaaaagaagggaaaactGATTGGATTGGCGGCATAGGCAACCATAAGGATGTGTTCATATCAGTATATGCAAATTTGCTTGGCCTATATGCACTTGCTCAATCACAATCTTTGGAACAACTAAAGGACAGACAGCAAATGTATTTCAAGTGCATTTCAGATCTTGATGGAGTTATGACACCATTTCTCAGAAATCCTTTGATCTCTAACCTTTATTCTctggtaaaaaaatcacaccAGATGTTCAATTCCCCTAATAAGCCAGAAGATCAAGTGGGGAGTTCAGCACCTGAAAGTTTTGATCCTTATTTTCTAATCAGATGA
- the LOC102702870 gene encoding haloacid dehalogenase-like hydrolase domain-containing protein 3: MPAPAAAAARCSLPILLLRRQPPALRLAATRRFFSSRSSGMRRVSAAAVAGAGRGSSPAYGGLLLDAGGTLLQLARPVGETYASLGRRYGVSKPEEKIMEGFKRAFSAPWPKTLRYQGDGRPFWRIVVAEATDCTNNDYFEEVYQYYARGNAWRLPAGAYEMLHDLKNAGVKLAVVSNFDTRLRKLLKDLHVSDMFDAIVVSSEVGHEKPAPEIFKIALDQIGVEAGKAVHVGDDETADKAGANGIGLQCWLWGEDVKTFAEIRDRILTRFPE; encoded by the exons AtgcccgcccccgccgcggcggcggcgcgctgctcgctccccatcctcctcctgcgGCGGCAACCGCCGGCGctgcgcctcgccgccacccgccgcttcttctcctcccgctcctccgGGATGCGGCGCGTCAGCGCGGCCGCGGTCGCGGGGGCAGGGCgcgggtcgtcgccggcgtacGGCGGGCTGCTGCTCGACGCCGGGGGCAcgctgctgcagctggcgCGGCCGGTCGGCGAGACCTACGCATCCCTCGGCCGGCGATACG GTGTGAGTAAGCCCGAGGAGAAGATCATGGAGGGATTCAAGCGGGCCTTCTCGGCGCCATGGCCGAAGACGCTCAGGTACCAG GGCGATGGACGGCCGTTCTGGAGGATTGTGGTGGCAGAAGCAACCGATTGCACCAACAATGACTATTTCGAAGAAGTATATCAG TACTACGCTCGTGGAAATGCGTGGCGTCTGCCTGCTGGTGCTTATGAAATGCTGCATGATTTAAAGAATGCTGGAG TTAAGCTAGCTGTGGTATCTAACTTCGACACACGCTTACGCAAATTACTTAAGGACCTCCATGTCTCAGATAT GTTTGATGCCATTGTTGTATCATCAGAGGTTGGACATGAGAAACCTGCTCCAGAGATCTTCAAAATAGCATTAG ATCAAATTGGTGTGGAGGCTGGCAAGGCAGTACATGTCGGAGATGATGAAACTGCAGACAAGGCTGGTGCTAATGGTATAGGGCTTCAGTGCTG GCTATGGGGAGAGGATGTGAAGACATTTGCCGAGATACGAGACCGAATACTAACAAGATTTCCAGAATGA
- the LOC102707424 gene encoding uncharacterized protein LOC102707424 yields MELVAGAMGALVPKLGQLLKDEHDLQLHAGVRKKIESLSRELESVHAVLAKIGEVPREQLDEPLRLWARDLREASYDMEDVADAFLVRLDGGGGAADPRTLRRLRRKVGRLFKQAKARRRIGKAVEDIDERLREVAARRGRYTADDIAVKPPAPAATVDPRLLNMYKTSSELVGIGRPTEELIKLLAIGDDDDDDDDLDVSMNKKKTMSISVFGFGGLGKTTLAKAIHDKILPSFGCGAFVPVGQNPDVKKIFRDVLIDLYSQQYSHMSLMMYDERQLINKLQEFLQKKRYQFNRPTTAATGVEHDEVVDGDLVASLRGLRKIQSVDVRGEWTVAKGSVVWDDDELPGGFAPPRRLRHLRLRTLLLRRTPAWMNSSLVPNLSHLYLRVEALGEQGVRAMGRLPELVYLRLDLPCTVVLSVPNADDSGCLLFQKLRFLHTPDSFVRFELDHEGIMPSEDAMAPCLESLEVAVYVQLLRDADLELGFHELLSFEHLGRSSLRRVKASIVCAGARAAEVEEAEAALAHAAAVHPNCPVLETTRESDYQEPASKWLCRHLRRSSVVRGGMAGQGQRLSVVPTVTTLGMVKARLAGATRGHALLKKKSDALTVKFRAILKRIVAAKEAMGDAMRAASLSLAETLYVAGAPLRHVVQQSVGPARLRLRAHQDNIAGVRLPCFELYLATSASGASSSAATSLSLAGLAGGGQQVAACRAAHGRAVEVLVELASLQTSFLTLDAAIKATNRRVNALENVVKPRLENTIAYIRGELDEQEREEFFRLKKIQGYKQRELERQMESAKRYAEEKVAGEVALKRGVSVATAESMLENGERDDDSGFRITKGIRIERVSINCDNAGISEVKEAEEAAREVTWIHPNIRDPSGVSWATRRGSLESISDAETMMENGDRDDGIILDHVSITQ; encoded by the exons ATGGAGCTCGTGGCGGGGGCCATGGGAGCCCTCGTCCCCAAGCTGGGCCAGCTGCTCAAGGACGAGCACGACCTGCAGCTGCACGCCGGCGTGAGGAAGAAGATCGAGTCCCTCTCGCGGGAGCTCGAGAGCGTCCACGCCGTCCTCGCCAAGATCGGCGAGGTGCCGCGGGAGCAGCTCGACGAGCCCCTCAGGCTCTGGGCGCGCGACCTCCGGGAGGCCTCCTACGACATGGAGGACGTCGCCGACGCCTTCCTCGTgcgcctcgacggcggcggcggcgccgccgacccgCGCACGCTCCGGCGCCTCCGGAGGAAGGTCGGCAGGCTGTTCAAGCAGGCCAAGGCTCGCCGCAGGATCGGCAAGGCCGTCGAGGACATCGACGAGAGGCTCCGGGAGGTGGCCGCGAGGCGCGGCAGGTACACGGCCGACGACATCGCCGTGAAGCCCCCAGCTCCGGCGGCCACCGTCGATCCCCGGCTCCTGAACATGTACAAGACGTCGTCGGAGCTCGTCGGGATCGGGAGGCCGACGGAGGAGCTGATCAAGCTGCTCGCCAtcggtgatgatgatgatgatgatgatgatcttgATGTGTCCATgaacaagaagaagacgaTGAGCATCTCCGTGTTTGGATTTGGAGGGCTCGGCAAAACCACTCTTGCGAAAGCCATCCATGACAAGATTTTGCCGAGTTTTGGTTGCGGCGCATTTGTTCCGGTCGGTCAGAATCCTGACGTGAAGAAAATCTTCAGGGATGTTCTTATTGATCTTTACAGCCAGCAATATTCACATATGAGCTTGATGATGTATGATGAAAGGCAGCTCATCAACAAACTCCAGGAATTCCTGCAGAAAAAGAGGTACCAATTTAATCGCCCGACCACTGCTG ccACCGGCGTCGAGCATGAtgaggtcgtcgacggcgatcTGGTGGCGTCGCTGCGCGGCCTGCGCAAGATTCAGAGCGTGGACGTCCGTGGTGAATGGACGGTAGCCAAGGGCAGCGTCGTGTGGGACGACGACGAACTACCGGGAGGCTTtgctcctcctcggcgcctcCGGCACCTGCGTCTAAGaacgctgctgctgcgccggACGCCGGCATGGATGAACTCGTCGCTCGTCCCCAACCTCTCTCACCTGTACCTGAGAGTGGAGGCTCTGGGGGAGCAGGGCGTCAGGGCCATGGGGAGGCTACCGGAGCTCGTCTACCTCAGGCTGGACCTGCCCTGCACCGTGGTTCTCAGTGTTCCGAACGCCGACGACAGCGGCTGCCTCCTGTTCCAGAAGCTGAGGTTTCTTCACACGCCTGATTCGTTCGTCCGGTTCGAGCTAGATCACGAGGGCATCATGCCCAGCGAAGATGCCATGGCGCCATGCCTTGAATCGCTCGAGGTCGCTGTCTACGTGCAGCTCCTGAGAGATGCCGACCTGGAGCTTGGCTTCCATGAACTGCTCAGCTTCGAGCACCTGGGAAGATCGTCTCTGCGAAGAGTCAAGGCCAGCATCGTCTGCGCAGGGGCTCGTGctgcggaggtggaggaggcagaggcggCATTGGCGCATGCTGCTGCAGTTCATCCAAACTGTCCTGTCCTTGAAACCACAAGGGAGTCTGATTACCAAGAG CCAGCTTCAAAGTGGCTGTGTCGTCATCTCCGGCGATCGAGCGTGGTGCGCGGCGGCATGGCGGGGCAGGGGCAGCGGCTGAGCGTGGTGCCGACGGTGACGACGCTGGGGATGGTGAAGGCgaggctcgccggcgccacccgCGGCCACGCGCTGCTCAAGAAGAAGTCGGACGCGCTCACCGTCAAGTTCCGCGCCATCCTCAAGcgcatcgtcgccgccaaGGAGGCCATGGGCGACGCCATGCGCGCCGCCTCGCTCTCCCTCGCCGAGACGCTCTACGTCGCCGGGGCCCCGCTCCGCCACGTCGTCCAGCAGTCCGTCGGCcccgcccgcctccgcctccgcgcccacCAGGACAACATCGCCGGCGTCCGCCTCCCCTGCTTCGAGCTCTacctcgccacctccgcctccggcgcgTCCTCGTCCGCGGCGACGTCGCTCTCGCTCGCCGggctggccggcggcgggcagcAGGTGGCGGCGTGCCGGGCGGCGCACGGGCGCGCCGTGGAGGTGCTGGTGGAGTTGGCGTCGCTGCAGACGTCGTTCCTGACGCTGGACGCGGCGATCAAGGCGACGAACCGGCGGGTGAACGCGCTGGAGAACGTGGTGAAGCCGCGGCTGGAGAACACCATCGCGTACATCCGCGGCGAGCTCGACGagcaggagagggaggagttCTTCCGCCTCAAGAAGATCCAGGGATACAAGCAGCGCGAGCTGGAGCGCCAGATGGAGTCGGCCAAGCGCTACGCCGAGGAGaaggtcgccggcgaggtcgcgcTCAAGCGCGgcgtctccgtcgccaccgccgagagCATGCTGGAGAACGGCGAGAGGGACGATGAC TCCGGATTCCGTATTACCAAAGGCATACGAATCGAGAG GGTCTCCATCAACTGTGATAATGCTGGTATCAGCGAGGTCAAGGAAGCAGAAGAGGCTGCAAGGGAGGTGACATGGATCCATCCAAACATCCGTGATCCGTCAGGGGTGAGCTGGGCGACAAGGAGAGGATCACTGGAGAGCATCTCCGACGCCGAGACCATGATGGAAAATGGCGATAGGGACGATGGCATCATCTTAGATCATGTCAGCATCACACAATAA
- the LOC121055159 gene encoding V-type proton ATPase subunit D-like gives MAMNTSPAASIIFDKPASKWLCRHLRRSSVVRGGMAGQGQRLSVVPTVTTLGMVKARLAGATRGHALLKKKSDALTVKFRAILKRIVAAKEAMGDAMRAASLSLAETLYVAGAPLRHVVQQSVGPARLRLRAHQDNIAGVRLPCFELYLATSASGASSSAATSLSLAGLAGGGQQVAACRAAHGRAVEVLVELASLQTSFLTLDAAIKATNRRVNALENVVKPRLENTIAYIRGELDEQEREEFFRLKKIQGYKQRELERQMESAKRYAEEKVAGEVALKRGVSVATAESMLENGERDDDVIF, from the coding sequence ATGGCCATGAACACGTCGCCGGCCGCTAGCATCATATTTGATAAGCCAGCTTCAAAGTGGCTGTGTCGTCATCTCCGGCGATCGAGCGTGGTGCGCGGCGGCATGGCGGGGCAGGGGCAGCGGCTGAGCGTGGTGCCGACGGTGACGACGCTGGGGATGGTGAAGGCgaggctcgccggcgccacccgCGGCCACGCGCTGCTCAAGAAGAAGTCGGACGCGCTCACCGTCAAGTTCCGCGCCATCCTCAAGcgcatcgtcgccgccaaGGAGGCCATGGGCGACGCCATGCGCGCCGCCTCGCTCTCCCTCGCCGAGACGCTCTACGTCGCCGGGGCCCCGCTCCGCCACGTCGTCCAGCAGTCCGTCGGCcccgcccgcctccgcctccgcgcccacCAGGACAACATCGCCGGCGTCCGCCTCCCCTGCTTCGAGCTCTacctcgccacctccgcctccggcgcgTCCTCGTCCGCGGCGACGTCGCTCTCGCTCGCCGggctggccggcggcgggcagcAGGTGGCGGCGTGCCGGGCGGCGCACGGGCGCGCCGTGGAGGTGCTGGTGGAGTTGGCGTCGCTGCAGACGTCGTTCCTGACGCTGGACGCGGCGATCAAGGCGACGAACCGGCGGGTGAACGCGCTGGAGAACGTGGTGAAGCCGCGGCTGGAGAACACCATCGCGTACATCCGCGGCGAGCTCGACGagcaggagagggaggagttCTTCCGCCTCAAGAAGATCCAGGGATACAAGCAGCGCGAGCTGGAGCGCCAGATGGAGTCGGCCAAGCGCTACGCCGAGGAGaaggtcgccggcgaggtcgcgcTCAAGCGCGgcgtctccgtcgccaccgccgagagCATGCTGGAGAACGGCGAGAGGGACGATGACGTCATCTTCTGA